From Stegostoma tigrinum isolate sSteTig4 chromosome X, sSteTig4.hap1, whole genome shotgun sequence, a single genomic window includes:
- the LOC125448271 gene encoding 25-hydroxyvitamin D-1 alpha hydroxylase, mitochondrial isoform X1, with protein MSFVLKIVNRFPVCCRYVTEMVKSALSKKQEAKSLRTMSEMPGPSALRFAHDLFFKKGLARLHEMQLEGKAKYGPVWKARFGPILTVHVADPSLIEQVLRQEGTLPIRSDLSSWKDYRQYRGHAYGLLTAEGEEWQRLRSMLSKHMLKPKEVEAYGGVLNEVVTDLIHRLRHQQTKNDQVLVKDLAEEFYKFGLEGISSVLFETRIGCLKSDVPKETEDFIQSINTMFQMTLITMAMPKFLHKIYPKPWCKFIACWDYMFSFAKGHIDRRMAEIQQKVARKEPIEGKYLTYFLSSQNLPMKTIYGNVTELLLAGVDTISSTMSWTLYELSRHSDIQAALYREIKAIVGDKQIPSATDVAKMSLMKAVVKEVLRLYPVIPGNARVIPDKDIQIGEYIIPQKTLITLCHYATSRDKEVFPNPDCFQPKRWLHKDQSFHPYASIPFGFGKRSCIGRRIAELEIYLALSRILIHFEVRPEFKGGIVKPMTRTLLVPEQEINLQFIDR; from the exons TACGTTACAGAAATGGTGAAATCTGCCTTGTCCAAGAAGCAAGAGGCCAAGAGCTTGAGAACTATGTCTGAGATGCCGGGTCCTAGCGCTCTACGATTTGCACATGATTTGTTCTTCAAGAAAGGGCTGGCCAGGTTACATGAGATGCAG CTGGAGGGGAAGGCAAAGTATGGTCCTGTGTGGAAGGCACGTTTTGGGCCTATCTTGACAGTACACGTGGCAGATCCATCATTAATCGAACAAGTCTTGCGGCAGGAAGGGACACTTCCAATCCGTTCTGATTTATCATCTTGGAAAGATTACAGACAATATAGAGGGCATGCTTATGGACTCCTCACAGC AGAAGGAGAGGAGTGGCAGAGGCTCCGCAGCATGCTCAGCAAACACATGCTGAAACCAAAGGAAGTGGAAGCATACGGTGGTGTCCTCAATGAAGTTGTGACTGACCTGATCCACAGGCTCCGGCACCAACAAACCAAGAATGACCAGGTCTTGGTGAAGGATCTGGCAGAAGAGTTTTATAAGTTTGGATTAGAAG GTATCTCTTCGGTGCTCTTTGAGACACGGATTGGCTGCCTCAAGTCTGATGTTCCCAAGGAAACAGAAGATTTTATCCAGTCCATTAACACCATGTTTCAAATGACACTCATCACCATGGCAATGCCGAAGTTTCTGCACAAAATCTACCCAAAACCTTGGTGCAAATTTATTGCCTGCTGGGATTACATGTTTTCTTTTG CTAAAGGACACATAGACCGAAGAATGGCTGAAATTCAACAGAAAGTAGCTAGAAAGGAGCCAATCGAGGGGAAATACCTGACTTACTTTCTGTCATCGCAGAATCTCCCCATGAAAACTATTTATGGCAATGTCACAGAGTTGTTACTCGCTGGTGTAGACACA ATTTCCAGCACGATGTCGTGGACATTATATGAGTTGTCCAGGCACTCAGACATTCAGGCAGCCCTCTACCGAGAAATCAAAGCAATAGTTGGAGACAAACAAAtcccctcagccactgatgtGGCAAAGATGTCCCTCATGAAAGCTGTTGTGAAGGAAGTACTGAG GCTTTATCCTGTAATCCCAGGAAATGCTCGTGTGATTCCAGATAAAGATATCCAAATTGGAGAATACATCATTCCCCAAAAA ACTCTGATTACGCTGTGTCACTATGCAACCTCACGAGATAAGGAAGTCTTCCCCAATCCTGACTGCTTTCAGCCCAAACGATGGCTTCACAAGGATCAGAGTTTTCATCCCTATGCATCCATCCCATTTGGATTTGGCAAGAGGAGCTGCATTGGAAGAAGAATTGCAGAGTTAGAGATCTACCTAGCACTGTCTCGA attctaATCCACTTTGAGGTGAGACCAGAGTTTAAGGGAGGCATCGTTAAGCCAATGACTCGAACTCTGCTGGTGCCAGAGCAGGAAATCAATCTACAATTTATTGACAGATGA
- the LOC125448271 gene encoding 25-hydroxyvitamin D-1 alpha hydroxylase, mitochondrial isoform X2 — MVKSALSKKQEAKSLRTMSEMPGPSALRFAHDLFFKKGLARLHEMQLEGKAKYGPVWKARFGPILTVHVADPSLIEQVLRQEGTLPIRSDLSSWKDYRQYRGHAYGLLTAEGEEWQRLRSMLSKHMLKPKEVEAYGGVLNEVVTDLIHRLRHQQTKNDQVLVKDLAEEFYKFGLEGISSVLFETRIGCLKSDVPKETEDFIQSINTMFQMTLITMAMPKFLHKIYPKPWCKFIACWDYMFSFAKGHIDRRMAEIQQKVARKEPIEGKYLTYFLSSQNLPMKTIYGNVTELLLAGVDTISSTMSWTLYELSRHSDIQAALYREIKAIVGDKQIPSATDVAKMSLMKAVVKEVLRLYPVIPGNARVIPDKDIQIGEYIIPQKTLITLCHYATSRDKEVFPNPDCFQPKRWLHKDQSFHPYASIPFGFGKRSCIGRRIAELEIYLALSRILIHFEVRPEFKGGIVKPMTRTLLVPEQEINLQFIDR, encoded by the exons ATGGTGAAATCTGCCTTGTCCAAGAAGCAAGAGGCCAAGAGCTTGAGAACTATGTCTGAGATGCCGGGTCCTAGCGCTCTACGATTTGCACATGATTTGTTCTTCAAGAAAGGGCTGGCCAGGTTACATGAGATGCAG CTGGAGGGGAAGGCAAAGTATGGTCCTGTGTGGAAGGCACGTTTTGGGCCTATCTTGACAGTACACGTGGCAGATCCATCATTAATCGAACAAGTCTTGCGGCAGGAAGGGACACTTCCAATCCGTTCTGATTTATCATCTTGGAAAGATTACAGACAATATAGAGGGCATGCTTATGGACTCCTCACAGC AGAAGGAGAGGAGTGGCAGAGGCTCCGCAGCATGCTCAGCAAACACATGCTGAAACCAAAGGAAGTGGAAGCATACGGTGGTGTCCTCAATGAAGTTGTGACTGACCTGATCCACAGGCTCCGGCACCAACAAACCAAGAATGACCAGGTCTTGGTGAAGGATCTGGCAGAAGAGTTTTATAAGTTTGGATTAGAAG GTATCTCTTCGGTGCTCTTTGAGACACGGATTGGCTGCCTCAAGTCTGATGTTCCCAAGGAAACAGAAGATTTTATCCAGTCCATTAACACCATGTTTCAAATGACACTCATCACCATGGCAATGCCGAAGTTTCTGCACAAAATCTACCCAAAACCTTGGTGCAAATTTATTGCCTGCTGGGATTACATGTTTTCTTTTG CTAAAGGACACATAGACCGAAGAATGGCTGAAATTCAACAGAAAGTAGCTAGAAAGGAGCCAATCGAGGGGAAATACCTGACTTACTTTCTGTCATCGCAGAATCTCCCCATGAAAACTATTTATGGCAATGTCACAGAGTTGTTACTCGCTGGTGTAGACACA ATTTCCAGCACGATGTCGTGGACATTATATGAGTTGTCCAGGCACTCAGACATTCAGGCAGCCCTCTACCGAGAAATCAAAGCAATAGTTGGAGACAAACAAAtcccctcagccactgatgtGGCAAAGATGTCCCTCATGAAAGCTGTTGTGAAGGAAGTACTGAG GCTTTATCCTGTAATCCCAGGAAATGCTCGTGTGATTCCAGATAAAGATATCCAAATTGGAGAATACATCATTCCCCAAAAA ACTCTGATTACGCTGTGTCACTATGCAACCTCACGAGATAAGGAAGTCTTCCCCAATCCTGACTGCTTTCAGCCCAAACGATGGCTTCACAAGGATCAGAGTTTTCATCCCTATGCATCCATCCCATTTGGATTTGGCAAGAGGAGCTGCATTGGAAGAAGAATTGCAGAGTTAGAGATCTACCTAGCACTGTCTCGA attctaATCCACTTTGAGGTGAGACCAGAGTTTAAGGGAGGCATCGTTAAGCCAATGACTCGAACTCTGCTGGTGCCAGAGCAGGAAATCAATCTACAATTTATTGACAGATGA
- the LOC125448275 gene encoding EEF1A lysine methyltransferase 3-like, with protein sequence MMQTQVEEYLSCFLPNDDGLFSEYYTEESSYKFCGHVLKITQNFSASLGVAALVWDAGLALCQYFEDQKMSFCGRKVIELGAGTGIVGILAVLLGGDVTITDLPQALKQIENNVLANIPSSCAHRCQVCALSWGNNHSHFPTDYDFVLGSDIVYLPETYASLIHTLQHLSAQRATIYLSSKVRREHATVFFYEEILPQHFQCQLLYRNEEKNINLYKITKKELSVRQQQ encoded by the exons ATGATGCAAACCCAGGTGGAAGAGTATttgtcctgttttctccccaatGATGATGGTCTTTTTTCAGAATATTACACAGAGGAGAGCAGTTACAAGTTTTGTGGGCATGTTTTAAAGATCACCCAAAACTTCAGCGCCAGTCTGGGAGTTGCTGCTTTAGTGTGGGATGCT GGTCTGGCTCTTTGTCAATACTTTGAGGACCAGAAGATGAGTTTCTGTGGGAGGAAGGTGATTGAACTGGGTGCAGGCACTGGAATTGTGGGGATTCTTGCTGTTCTCTTGG GTGGCGATGTAACCATCACGGACCTACCACAAGCTTTGAAACAAATAGAGAACAATGTCTTGGCCAACATCCCCTCTTCCTGTGCTCATCGCTGCCAGGTCTGTGCCCTATCCTGGGGCAATAACCATAGTCACTTTCCCACTGACTATGATTTTGTTCTGGGCTCTGACATTGTGTATCTCCCTGAAACCTACGCTTCACTCATCCATACTCTGCAGCACCTTAGTGCACAGAGGGCCACCATTTATCTCTCTTCCAAAGTGCGGAGGGAGCATGCAACTGTCTTTTTCTATGAAGAGATCCTGCCTCAGCATTTTCAGTGCCAACTTCTTTACAGGAATGAAGAGAAAAATATTAATCTGTACAAAATAACCAAAAAAGAACTGAGTGTCAGACAGCAGCAATGA